From the Thermococcus sp. 18S1 genome, one window contains:
- a CDS encoding glycosyltransferase family 2 protein → MKVSVIIPTYNEKDNLEELFERIEGALKGYDYEIVVVDDDSPDGTWEFARSLAAKYPVKVIRRTEEKGLSSAVIRGFKEAAGDVFVVMDADLQHPPEVIPKLLNAIEKGADIAIASRYVPGGGVKNWYWYRKLISKGAIMIGRLALPKIRDVKDPVSGFFALRRDVVEGAELNPIGFKILMEILIKGRYKEVKEVPFTFGLRHAGESKLGTKTMVNYLKHVYRLMRWEGELDRLIKFTLVGLSGVVVNEGFLWAFVNFLGWDKILANIPATELAILNNFTWNDLWTFRDLKRKPLWKRLANFHVAAITGALVQWVIYAGLVYLGMNYLVANLIGIVVSFIVRFLVNRHVTWG, encoded by the coding sequence GTGAAGGTTTCTGTAATCATCCCGACGTACAATGAGAAGGACAACCTGGAGGAGCTCTTTGAGAGGATAGAAGGGGCTCTAAAGGGTTATGACTACGAAATCGTCGTCGTCGATGACGATTCCCCCGATGGAACCTGGGAGTTCGCCAGGAGCCTGGCGGCAAAGTACCCCGTGAAAGTTATCCGTAGGACGGAGGAAAAGGGACTCTCCTCTGCGGTCATTAGAGGTTTCAAAGAAGCCGCCGGCGACGTCTTTGTCGTTATGGACGCCGATCTGCAGCACCCTCCAGAGGTTATTCCGAAACTCTTGAACGCCATTGAAAAAGGCGCCGACATTGCCATAGCGAGCAGGTACGTTCCCGGTGGTGGTGTTAAGAACTGGTACTGGTACAGGAAGCTCATATCGAAGGGCGCGATAATGATAGGCCGCCTGGCGCTTCCAAAGATAAGGGACGTCAAGGACCCTGTGAGCGGCTTTTTTGCCCTCCGGAGGGATGTTGTTGAAGGAGCCGAGCTCAACCCGATAGGCTTCAAAATACTCATGGAGATTCTCATAAAGGGCAGATACAAGGAAGTCAAGGAGGTTCCCTTCACCTTTGGCCTGAGGCACGCCGGCGAGAGCAAACTGGGAACGAAGACCATGGTGAATTACCTCAAGCATGTTTACAGGCTCATGCGCTGGGAGGGCGAGCTTGACAGGCTCATCAAGTTCACCCTCGTCGGTCTCTCGGGCGTCGTGGTGAACGAGGGCTTTCTGTGGGCATTTGTGAACTTCCTCGGATGGGACAAGATACTCGCCAACATCCCGGCGACCGAGCTGGCGATACTCAACAACTTCACCTGGAACGACCTCTGGACTTTCAGGGACCTCAAGAGAAAGCCCCTCTGGAAGAGGCTCGCCAATTTCCACGTCGCCGCCATCACGGGCGCGCTCGTCCAGTGGGTCATCTACGCGGGTCTTGTCTATCTGGGCATGAATTACCTCGTCGCGAACCTCATCGGCATAGTGGTTTCCTTCATCGTTCGCTTCCTCGTTAACCGGCACGTCACATGGGGATGA
- a CDS encoding transcriptional regulator: protein MSDVYEKLEALLRSLGVKKTELRIYRLLLDKKEPMRITEIQRELGISERSVREHVLSLYRRGILRRTLIEQGWLGYTYSAVSPSEVLENIKQSLVKRINELEQELKSSSKSSRN from the coding sequence ATGAGTGATGTCTACGAAAAGCTTGAGGCACTGCTTCGTTCCCTGGGGGTCAAGAAGACTGAACTGAGGATTTACAGGCTTCTGCTCGACAAAAAGGAGCCGATGAGGATAACAGAGATACAGAGGGAGCTCGGGATAAGCGAACGCTCGGTCAGGGAGCATGTGCTCAGCCTCTACAGGAGGGGCATTCTGAGGAGAACCCTAATCGAGCAGGGCTGGCTCGGCTACACGTACAGCGCCGTTTCTCCTAGTGAAGTTCTTGAAAACATCAAGCAGAGCCTCGTAAAGAGAATAAACGAGCTGGAGCAGGAGCTGAAAAGCAGCTCCAAATCCAGCAGGAACTAA
- a CDS encoding DUF1102 domain-containing protein encodes MKKIIGLFVLIAGLLIAVTASSANFAYFEADRNVHIQIVPDDNELIDLRPIQPYAYITDNGMLVIDLSHNNGNWQEGYGEGVSPNSTYVFEEVFGVSNDLWEQTPICMEITYSGGDEVTFFEGDYVPGQTVGSDHLFVTIMPGDVVRIGMIINTTGVSAPDSLDGQIQFYAVAGECES; translated from the coding sequence ATGAAAAAGATAATCGGACTATTCGTCCTTATAGCAGGACTACTGATAGCAGTCACCGCCAGCAGCGCAAACTTCGCTTACTTTGAGGCCGACAGGAACGTTCACATTCAGATCGTCCCCGACGACAACGAGCTCATTGACCTCAGGCCGATCCAGCCCTACGCGTACATAACCGACAACGGAATGCTCGTCATAGACCTCAGCCACAACAACGGAAACTGGCAGGAAGGATACGGCGAGGGCGTCAGCCCGAACAGCACCTACGTGTTCGAGGAAGTCTTTGGCGTGAGCAACGACCTCTGGGAGCAGACCCCGATATGTATGGAGATCACCTACAGCGGTGGCGACGAGGTCACGTTCTTTGAGGGCGACTACGTGCCCGGCCAGACCGTTGGCAGCGACCACCTATTTGTTACCATAATGCCCGGCGATGTTGTTAGGATCGGTATGATCATCAACACCACCGGAGTCAGCGCACCCGACTCACTGGACGGCCAGATTCAGTTCTACGCCGTAGCTGGCGAGTGTGAGAGCTGA
- a CDS encoding DUF11 domain-containing protein — protein sequence MRGIIAVLITIALASLVIVSSSGTFVSFGATREVKVQVVPHEQEYLGFDCEDGYAAVIEVNTNSELDFDALTVRNYLNDMKDVTITLNPDYSGLPAEVTMFIETEDGAARTLASEEEYTFFGNVTVGNAEPGEYIVPIDMYATWNGGDASISVCPIKLIIKGGPTIEKELLSGPLELPTHTYAEWTFKITVTNPGEEQTLTIKDVVPGEFEIESIDQSAGTYEVTQTGGAHHITWEVHLGAGESAHMNVTIYTKLNPAGKQEFTSCGDYILNEGAELVEYGITSDNITVHATCEEEEGDCDLCITNRWISGVRTLSTDTPADYHTRIIVKNRGDERDLVVTQYVGSQFTLVNNIPTKGTVSTEILPNGKTRVTWTLHLAHNEVARLNLYEHTDGIHTSSYRYAMLVSTPCVAGCECHGCAKYVYVYACGGCHVGRDAPEAPDVYEDGEIGSDCCTEACEG from the coding sequence ATGAGAGGGATCATTGCAGTACTAATAACAATCGCACTAGCGTCACTGGTTATCGTCAGCTCGAGCGGGACTTTCGTAAGCTTCGGCGCCACCAGGGAGGTAAAAGTCCAGGTGGTACCGCACGAACAGGAGTATCTCGGCTTTGACTGCGAAGACGGGTACGCTGCAGTCATTGAGGTCAACACGAATTCGGAGCTTGACTTCGATGCACTGACCGTTAGGAACTACCTCAACGACATGAAGGACGTCACTATCACACTCAATCCCGACTACTCGGGGCTTCCAGCGGAGGTCACGATGTTCATAGAAACGGAGGACGGTGCAGCAAGAACCCTAGCGTCAGAGGAAGAATACACGTTCTTTGGAAACGTGACCGTGGGAAACGCAGAACCGGGGGAGTACATAGTCCCGATTGATATGTACGCAACATGGAACGGTGGAGACGCATCGATATCTGTCTGCCCCATAAAGTTGATCATCAAGGGAGGACCCACCATAGAGAAGGAACTCCTGAGCGGACCACTTGAGCTTCCAACACACACGTACGCGGAGTGGACATTCAAAATCACTGTAACGAACCCAGGGGAGGAGCAAACGCTTACGATAAAGGACGTGGTCCCGGGAGAGTTCGAGATAGAGTCGATAGATCAAAGCGCCGGAACGTACGAGGTAACACAGACAGGTGGGGCACACCATATCACCTGGGAGGTTCATCTCGGCGCGGGTGAGAGCGCCCACATGAACGTGACTATATACACCAAACTCAACCCTGCGGGCAAGCAGGAGTTCACGTCCTGCGGGGACTACATACTAAACGAAGGGGCCGAGTTGGTGGAATACGGCATCACGAGTGACAACATAACCGTCCACGCGACCTGCGAGGAGGAGGAAGGGGACTGCGATCTGTGCATAACGAACCGCTGGATCAGCGGGGTTAGAACCCTCTCCACAGACACACCTGCAGACTACCACACCAGAATCATAGTAAAGAACCGGGGAGACGAGAGAGACCTGGTCGTGACCCAGTACGTCGGCTCCCAATTCACCTTGGTAAACAACATCCCGACGAAGGGTACAGTTTCGACGGAGATTCTGCCTAACGGGAAAACGCGCGTTACGTGGACCCTTCATCTGGCCCACAATGAGGTCGCAAGACTCAACCTCTACGAACACACTGACGGAATCCACACAAGCTCATACAGATACGCTATGCTTGTCAGCACCCCCTGTGTTGCAGGATGTGAATGTCACGGCTGTGCCAAGTACGTTTACGTCTACGCATGCGGTGGATGCCACGTTGGCAGAGACGCTCCTGAGGCACCGGACGTCTACGAAGATGGTGAAATCGGATCTGACTGTTGCACGGAGGCATGTGAAGGATGA
- a CDS encoding DUF1102 domain-containing protein, translating into MKKILALGMLGLMIAAAFALGTSATFRDYRVQRSSHIAVVPDDTELIDLTPVQPYAYINDGGQLVIDFSENNPNWPGHDDPNWAEYEGELDGYTGKGIGLSPQSRYNFDHVFNVSNHLWEDMTIVVEVISSDPGKVSFYDPGENMYITNGNAIPYNSDTAAGDVCFYLEPGEALGVGMELAAGNSLGSYDVTITVKAWPADDAPINCGGS; encoded by the coding sequence ATGAAGAAAATTTTGGCCCTCGGTATGCTGGGGCTGATGATCGCGGCGGCCTTTGCTTTGGGCACGAGCGCGACCTTCAGGGACTACCGCGTCCAGAGGAGCTCACACATTGCCGTCGTTCCTGACGACACCGAGCTCATCGACCTGACGCCAGTCCAGCCCTACGCGTACATCAACGATGGGGGGCAACTTGTTATTGATTTCTCAGAGAACAACCCGAACTGGCCCGGACACGACGACCCGAACTGGGCTGAGTACGAGGGAGAGCTCGATGGGTACACAGGCAAGGGAATTGGCCTGAGCCCGCAGAGCAGGTACAACTTCGACCATGTCTTTAACGTGAGCAACCACCTCTGGGAAGACATGACCATAGTCGTCGAGGTTATATCCTCGGATCCCGGCAAGGTCTCATTCTACGACCCTGGTGAGAACATGTACATAACCAACGGCAACGCTATTCCGTACAACTCGGACACCGCAGCTGGAGACGTCTGCTTCTACCTTGAGCCCGGAGAGGCCCTTGGTGTGGGCATGGAACTGGCAGCCGGCAACAGCCTGGGCAGCTACGACGTGACCATAACCGTGAAGGCCTGGCCCGCTGACGACGCACCCATTAACTGCGGAGGGAGCTGA
- a CDS encoding DUF4910 domain-containing protein, with protein sequence MRRFLKEAEVFDPNNVLHYIAEISQFHRIQGSKELPEAVRFILEELRIWGIGADLYEETYDGESRYLTLKSPIAWDVVRGAVEVLGTTLTTAGTPLVVMAHSPSGSAEGEVVHVVREDDWEKARGRIVLVGREWREAYRRANEMGAVGFMAYREGTGEEVPYIGLFLTKDDLEWARIPAVAVPETLARKIIGKLNSGESVSARIEVETVINERQVLPILYAEIGRPPFLLLTAHICHPKPGANDNASGSAMLMELARVLSRLYDDSFRFGFAFLWVPEYYGTQAFIERHADVGKYYAAINLDMVAGSPDRAGSTIMLVRTPVSRFSVVSGILEYYLDLANEAGKSFSGSPLPRLRVKSFPYEMGSDHDIFNFFGIPGTMPITWPDRFYHSSGDTIDKVSRESVEVIGRAVLATALALAKGDGEELQRFARGYAMKYLGELSRERKTDEVERLVMTGLARDSRFLGIESGHRFEPEPWLTWKVRGLLSERLIREADEKLAEEFGSLTRDRRVLVHLHELLMLAELLPRERAFEALREEYGEIDEEKLEKLVGILEAAGIVERA encoded by the coding sequence ATGAGACGTTTCCTGAAGGAAGCCGAGGTTTTTGATCCGAACAACGTGCTGCACTATATCGCTGAGATAAGCCAGTTCCACCGCATACAGGGCTCGAAGGAGCTTCCCGAGGCGGTCCGCTTCATACTGGAGGAGCTCCGCATCTGGGGAATCGGTGCTGACCTCTACGAGGAGACCTACGACGGCGAGAGCAGGTACCTGACGCTCAAGTCGCCGATAGCCTGGGACGTCGTTAGGGGTGCCGTTGAGGTTCTCGGAACGACCCTGACCACAGCGGGCACTCCCCTTGTGGTCATGGCCCACTCCCCAAGCGGGAGTGCCGAGGGGGAGGTCGTTCACGTTGTCCGGGAAGATGACTGGGAAAAAGCACGGGGCAGGATAGTTTTAGTGGGACGCGAGTGGAGGGAGGCATACCGCAGGGCCAACGAGATGGGGGCGGTCGGCTTCATGGCCTACCGTGAGGGTACTGGGGAGGAGGTGCCCTACATAGGGCTCTTCCTCACAAAGGACGACCTTGAATGGGCCAGGATTCCCGCGGTGGCCGTCCCAGAGACACTGGCCAGGAAAATCATAGGAAAGCTGAACTCAGGGGAGAGCGTGAGTGCGAGGATTGAGGTTGAGACGGTGATAAACGAGCGCCAGGTTCTTCCTATTCTCTACGCTGAGATTGGGAGGCCGCCGTTCCTTCTGCTCACCGCCCACATCTGCCATCCGAAGCCTGGAGCTAACGACAACGCGAGCGGCAGTGCGATGCTGATGGAACTGGCGCGCGTTCTGTCCCGCCTCTACGACGATTCGTTCCGCTTTGGCTTCGCGTTCCTCTGGGTTCCCGAATACTACGGAACACAGGCCTTCATCGAGCGCCACGCCGACGTGGGGAAGTACTACGCGGCCATAAACCTCGACATGGTGGCGGGCAGTCCGGACAGGGCCGGCTCGACGATAATGCTGGTTAGAACCCCCGTCTCCCGCTTCTCGGTGGTCTCGGGGATCCTCGAGTACTACCTCGACCTGGCGAACGAGGCCGGAAAAAGCTTCTCCGGGAGCCCCCTGCCCAGGCTCAGAGTGAAGAGCTTCCCGTACGAAATGGGCAGCGACCACGACATCTTCAACTTCTTCGGAATCCCTGGGACGATGCCCATAACCTGGCCGGACCGCTTCTACCACTCCAGCGGGGACACTATTGATAAGGTCAGCAGGGAGAGCGTTGAGGTCATTGGAAGGGCCGTCCTCGCGACCGCCCTGGCCCTTGCGAAGGGTGATGGGGAGGAGCTCCAGCGCTTTGCCCGTGGATACGCGATGAAATACCTGGGTGAGCTGTCGAGGGAGAGGAAAACGGACGAGGTTGAGCGCCTTGTGATGACGGGCCTCGCCAGGGACTCGCGTTTCCTGGGCATTGAGAGCGGCCACAGGTTTGAGCCGGAGCCCTGGCTGACGTGGAAGGTCAGGGGCTTACTGTCTGAGCGCCTCATAAGGGAGGCCGACGAAAAGCTCGCCGAGGAGTTTGGTTCGCTGACCCGGGACCGGCGGGTTCTGGTGCATCTCCATGAACTGCTGATGCTCGCGGAACTCCTTCCCAGGGAGCGGGCCTTTGAGGCGCTCAGGGAGGAGTACGGGGAAATCGATGAAGAAAAGCTGGAAAAGCTCGTGGGAATCTTGGAGGCAGCGGGAATAGTGGAGCGGGCTTAG
- a CDS encoding metallophosphoesterase — MNSFKDFESLSLEIETSRGRTLLIADPHIGFELSRGLRVRTRFEEHLAEFIAGMDPDFLIILGDLKEPIGLSFTMKRLLMGFFSSLGGIPTVVTKGNHDGRIEEVAGKFPHVEVTDHLLVDGRLFLHGHTGLPGVEFEEAYLGHIHPAYTFKRGGVSRKVKVFVRSGRFLILPTINPFIEGFNVADGIRMVPFLKGVDSVELFLPEGIYLGRVNLR; from the coding sequence ATGAATTCTTTTAAGGACTTCGAGAGCCTCTCACTGGAGATTGAGACCTCCCGCGGGAGGACGCTTCTTATTGCGGACCCCCATATAGGTTTCGAGCTGTCGCGCGGGCTGAGGGTAAGGACGCGCTTTGAGGAGCACCTGGCAGAGTTCATCGCCGGAATGGACCCAGACTTTCTCATCATCCTCGGCGATCTGAAGGAGCCGATAGGCCTGAGCTTCACGATGAAGCGCCTCCTTATGGGCTTTTTCTCGAGCCTCGGAGGAATCCCAACGGTAGTAACGAAGGGAAACCATGACGGGAGGATAGAGGAGGTCGCCGGGAAGTTCCCTCACGTCGAGGTGACCGACCACCTGCTGGTGGACGGCAGGCTCTTCCTCCACGGCCACACCGGCCTGCCCGGGGTGGAGTTCGAGGAGGCGTACCTCGGCCACATCCATCCCGCGTACACCTTCAAAAGGGGCGGCGTTTCAAGGAAGGTGAAGGTCTTCGTCCGCTCCGGAAGGTTCCTCATACTGCCAACGATAAACCCGTTCATAGAGGGCTTTAACGTGGCGGACGGAATACGGATGGTGCCGTTTCTGAAAGGAGTTGACTCGGTGGAGCTGTTCCTCCCGGAGGGAATTTACCTGGGCAGGGTGAACCTCCGATGA
- a CDS encoding signal peptidase I produces the protein MNTLVEYAILAVLGVLVIGSLAGALLDRPVFMSYAYSGSMTPTIDKGDLFFINPLARNPDVGDVIVFKVGSTWTVHRVVAITDDGYITRGDNNVATDQQSHNIPPIKKDQIGGTVIAPGGHVITVPEVGNYIESGLSDRGKILLGALLIVVGILAFGSGEAARRGRRKRFFTVKFRTLFMLASVFLLLMVAISIFVSWEVIPIEYSVTSAGGAREGWYQPGEEFQTEITVKNNNLYPMRYYVSAPEPVTEISSEEFGLPRGGEEDFTVTIVAPQKTAVYSTKVKVNAYPPLLPGSVMDALYEVHPMVPLLAILAVISAFLGAMYVLSGIGNEDVVRIRRRRHSKHRGIPEVFKV, from the coding sequence ATGAATACCCTCGTGGAGTACGCGATCCTCGCGGTTCTCGGAGTGCTGGTCATAGGTTCTCTCGCAGGAGCCCTTCTTGACAGGCCAGTTTTCATGTCCTACGCTTACTCGGGGAGCATGACGCCCACAATAGATAAGGGCGACCTGTTTTTCATCAACCCCCTCGCGAGAAACCCCGACGTCGGTGACGTCATAGTGTTCAAGGTAGGGAGCACGTGGACTGTCCACAGGGTGGTCGCGATAACCGATGATGGATACATAACGAGGGGAGATAACAACGTGGCCACCGATCAGCAGAGCCACAACATACCCCCAATAAAGAAGGACCAAATCGGAGGGACTGTAATAGCGCCAGGAGGCCACGTAATAACCGTACCTGAGGTAGGCAACTACATCGAGAGCGGCCTCTCAGACAGGGGCAAGATACTCTTGGGAGCCCTTCTAATAGTCGTCGGAATACTTGCCTTCGGAAGCGGGGAGGCCGCAAGGAGGGGAAGGAGAAAGAGGTTCTTTACCGTGAAGTTCAGGACTCTCTTCATGCTCGCCTCGGTGTTCCTGCTGCTGATGGTGGCCATATCCATCTTTGTCTCGTGGGAAGTCATACCGATAGAGTACTCAGTAACGTCCGCAGGAGGGGCAAGGGAGGGCTGGTACCAGCCAGGGGAAGAGTTCCAGACCGAAATTACGGTGAAGAACAACAACCTGTATCCGATGAGGTACTACGTCTCTGCCCCGGAGCCTGTCACTGAAATCTCAAGTGAGGAGTTTGGCCTGCCACGGGGAGGCGAGGAGGACTTTACTGTCACCATCGTGGCACCCCAGAAAACGGCCGTGTACTCCACCAAGGTTAAGGTAAATGCGTATCCCCCGCTGCTCCCAGGCTCTGTGATGGACGCCCTCTACGAAGTGCACCCGATGGTACCCCTGCTGGCGATCCTTGCAGTCATTTCAGCTTTCCTCGGGGCCATGTACGTACTCTCGGGGATAGGGAACGAAGACGTGGTTAGAATCAGAAGGAGGAGGCATTCCAAACACAGGGGAATACCGGAGGTGTTTAAGGTATGA
- a CDS encoding DUF1102 domain-containing protein, with the protein MGTKTEVIAGIGIMIILLIGIGGLRSSGPITVVYATPDGEEFSLDSPTPQYSYLDNGVLVIDISPDNPFYPGDGDGLSVNSTYVFDGVFMIENNQSETGYETICVRISSDSPNLGFFEGAFGGSWADVIEVTLGADESAEIGMMVNTTGLQLGDYLSEITIEAWGGSCG; encoded by the coding sequence ATGGGGACAAAAACAGAGGTCATTGCAGGCATTGGAATCATGATAATTCTGCTCATAGGAATCGGGGGACTCCGGTCCTCCGGCCCGATTACGGTAGTTTACGCGACCCCTGACGGGGAAGAATTCTCTTTGGATTCCCCCACACCCCAATATTCATACCTGGATAACGGTGTTCTTGTAATCGATATATCACCAGACAACCCGTTCTATCCAGGCGATGGGGATGGACTGAGTGTTAACAGTACATACGTTTTTGATGGGGTTTTCATGATAGAAAACAACCAGAGCGAGACAGGTTACGAGACCATATGCGTGAGGATAAGCTCGGACTCTCCGAACCTGGGGTTCTTTGAGGGCGCCTTTGGCGGAAGCTGGGCAGACGTCATTGAGGTCACCCTCGGGGCGGACGAGAGCGCCGAGATAGGCATGATGGTGAACACCACCGGGCTTCAGCTCGGGGATTACTTGAGTGAAATAACAATAGAGGCCTGGGGAGGAAGCTGCGGATGA
- a CDS encoding ATPase domain-containing protein: MYVGEFLKSLDRTSTGVAGLDNLIGGGFVPGRVYLVVGPPGSGKTTLGVQFLVEGARNDEKGVYISIVQHPRIVTQDMLRYNFGLLAHVQAKRIVLHDLGEAIFGAGRRFSWNEILEMLLHIIKAENASRVVIDSFTSLEYAVVDPENKRMAVGRFIRKLHDMGVTCVIISEMLSSEAYTDEYYLADGVIVMHHFMRNYQMVRAIQVLKMHGVPHDSNLKKIRFTEEGLVVYPEAPF; encoded by the coding sequence ATGTACGTTGGGGAGTTCCTCAAGAGCCTCGACAGGACATCCACCGGTGTCGCGGGGCTTGACAATCTCATCGGCGGAGGTTTTGTTCCTGGCAGGGTTTATCTCGTCGTTGGCCCCCCTGGAAGCGGTAAGACGACCCTTGGTGTCCAGTTTCTGGTCGAGGGTGCAAGAAACGATGAGAAGGGAGTGTACATCTCAATAGTCCAGCATCCCAGAATAGTCACGCAGGACATGCTCCGCTACAACTTCGGTCTTCTGGCCCACGTGCAGGCAAAGAGGATAGTACTCCACGACCTGGGCGAAGCGATATTCGGAGCGGGCAGGAGATTTTCCTGGAACGAGATCCTTGAGATGCTCCTCCACATAATCAAAGCGGAGAACGCCAGCCGCGTTGTCATCGATTCATTTACCTCCCTGGAGTACGCCGTGGTCGATCCGGAGAATAAAAGGATGGCCGTTGGAAGGTTCATCAGAAAGCTCCACGACATGGGAGTCACCTGTGTGATAATCTCCGAGATGCTCAGTTCGGAGGCTTACACTGACGAGTACTATCTGGCCGATGGGGTCATTGTAATGCACCACTTCATGAGGAACTATCAGATGGTTCGCGCGATTCAGGTTCTCAAGATGCACGGTGTCCCCCACGACAGCAACCTCAAGAAGATACGCTTCACGGAGGAGGGGCTTGTGGTTTATCCTGAGGCCCCGTTCTGA